A single genomic interval of Spirosoma linguale DSM 74 harbors:
- a CDS encoding amino acid permease-associated region (PFAM: amino acid permease-associated region~KEGG: scl:sce4566 amino acid transporter), whose protein sequence is METKLKPVDTSVWRKKPLAAYEADMKKSELKRVLTRWSLTSLGIGAVIGGGVFVLTGIAANEWAGPALALAFVMAGVACAFAALCYAEFASILPVEGSAYAYSYGTVGEIFAWLIGWNLILEYMMGATTVAVSWSGYFEKLLHLVGINPPIWLMNDPVTAQEKAEKLRAAGENIPDFSFAVNLPAFLIVWCVTYVLVKGIKEAASTNNAIVILKVATVIFVIVAGAFYVDAANWTPFIPEPVIDKGGQQHYGFNGIVTAAGIVFFAYIGFDAVSTQAGEAINPKKDVPFAIIASLIICTVLYILVSLVLTGMVKYDALDLKAPVAQAFADQGLTWAVYLITIAAIAGLTSVMLVMMLGQTRIFLGMAKDGLLPKNLFASIHPTFKTPWKSTILVGAIVSIVAALTPIDKVSELCSSGTLLAFAMICGAVWLLRVREPNLERPYKTPALPLVATLGILANLYLMYNLRTDTKISFLIWCSLGLVVYFLYSRKHSHLNKPEDHL, encoded by the coding sequence ATGGAAACCAAACTAAAACCTGTTGATACCAGTGTCTGGCGCAAAAAGCCGTTGGCGGCCTATGAGGCAGACATGAAAAAGAGTGAACTTAAGCGTGTATTAACCCGCTGGTCGCTAACCTCACTTGGCATTGGTGCTGTTATTGGCGGGGGCGTATTCGTACTCACAGGTATAGCAGCTAACGAGTGGGCGGGGCCGGCACTGGCGCTAGCGTTTGTCATGGCGGGAGTTGCCTGCGCATTTGCGGCTCTGTGTTATGCCGAATTTGCGTCTATTCTGCCGGTAGAAGGGTCCGCTTATGCCTACTCATATGGTACGGTAGGGGAGATTTTTGCCTGGCTTATTGGCTGGAACCTCATTCTGGAATACATGATGGGCGCTACGACCGTTGCCGTAAGCTGGTCAGGTTATTTTGAAAAACTGCTCCATCTGGTTGGTATTAATCCACCCATCTGGTTAATGAATGATCCTGTTACCGCCCAGGAAAAGGCTGAGAAACTGCGGGCCGCTGGAGAAAACATCCCTGATTTTTCGTTTGCCGTTAACCTGCCCGCCTTCTTAATTGTCTGGTGCGTAACCTACGTACTGGTGAAAGGCATTAAAGAAGCTGCCAGCACCAATAACGCCATTGTAATCCTGAAAGTAGCCACGGTTATTTTCGTGATCGTAGCGGGTGCATTTTACGTTGATGCCGCTAACTGGACACCGTTCATTCCTGAGCCGGTTATTGATAAAGGTGGACAACAGCACTATGGTTTCAACGGGATTGTAACGGCGGCTGGTATTGTCTTTTTTGCTTACATCGGTTTCGACGCGGTGTCGACACAGGCGGGCGAAGCCATCAACCCGAAGAAAGACGTTCCGTTCGCTATTATCGCATCGCTCATTATCTGTACCGTTCTTTATATTCTGGTTTCGTTGGTATTGACGGGTATGGTAAAATATGACGCCCTTGACTTGAAAGCACCAGTAGCACAGGCCTTTGCCGATCAGGGGCTGACCTGGGCAGTTTACCTGATTACGATAGCGGCCATTGCTGGTCTGACCTCGGTAATGCTGGTAATGATGCTTGGTCAAACACGTATTTTTCTGGGCATGGCCAAAGATGGCTTATTACCAAAGAATCTGTTTGCATCCATTCACCCAACGTTCAAAACGCCCTGGAAGAGCACGATTCTGGTAGGTGCCATTGTGTCGATCGTTGCGGCCCTAACCCCTATCGACAAGGTGTCGGAGTTATGTTCGTCGGGTACGCTGCTGGCATTCGCCATGATTTGCGGAGCCGTTTGGCTGTTGCGCGTTCGGGAACCCAATCTGGAACGCCCCTACAAAACCCCGGCTTTGCCGCTCGTTGCAACGCTGGGTATTCTGGCGAACCTGTACCTGATGTATAACTTGCGGACAGATACCAAAATCTCGTTCCTGATCTGGTGTTCGCTCGGTCTTGTCGTGTACTTCCTGTACAGCCGTAAACATAGCCACCTCAATAAACCTGAAGATCACTTGTAA